GGCGGTCACCTCGTCGGCGACCTCCGACCTGATCACCTGCGTGCCGCCGCCCTTCGTCAGCTTCTCACCGGCGATCTTGTCCCACTTGCCGGTCGCCTTGTTCTGCTTCTCCACCACCCGGACGAAGTGGGCCTTGTTGTACTTGCCGCTGTTGGCGAGCGTGGCCAGCCCGTTGGCGTGGTCGAAGACGGTGATCGGGTACTGCCCGAAGCCGATGACCCGGTCGAACGTCTTCTTGCCGAGGTCCTCGGGCTTGTTCTTGGTCAGGTCGTACGGCTTCGGCGGGTCGACCGACCAGATGGTCCGGATGCCGGCCCGGCGGGCGATGTCGATGACCTTGTCCTCACCGACCTGCTCGGCGATGTGGAAGAACGGCACGTTGTACGAGAGCACGGTCGACTCCTGCAGCGTGCAGGACTTGTTGCAGTTCTCCCGGACGTCCCGCCCGGCGTTGATGATCTCGTTGGCGTAGCCCTCGGGCTTGAACGGGGTCGCGTCCCAGCGCGACTTGACCGAGATCCCCTCGTCGATCGCCGCCGCCAGCGTATAGACCTTGAACGACGAGCCCGGCGGGTGACCACCGACGATGTCGCCGTTGCTGTTGGTGTTCATCCCGGCGTAGTCGAAGTCCGCGCCGCTGTTGCCGCCGTAGTAGGCCAGCACCCGCCCGGTCTTCGGGTCGATGGAGACCGCCGCCGCCATCAGGTTCTTCGGCTGCCCGTAGAGCACCGAGCCCTTGCGGTCCGGCCGGGCCGCCTCTTCCAGGGCCTTCTGCATCTTCGGGTCGATGGTGGTGGTGATCCGGTAGCCGCCCTCACGCAGCTCGGTCACGCAGTTCGGCAACTCCGTCGCGCCGGAGTTGGAGCAGATGCCCCACTCCTCCATCTCCTTGCGCACATAGTTGATCACGTTGCCGACCGGGGTGGCGACACCGAACCCGTTGTCCTTCTTGATCTTCTGGACCTTCGGGTACTCGGTCGGCCGCTCGAGCTTGCCGGGCACGCCCAGCCAGCCCTCCTCGACCATGCCGTTGATGACGTACTCCCACCGGGACTTGGCGTCGACCTCGTTGACCTCCGGGTCGAATCCCTGGTGGGTGGCGCTGGCGACCGGCTGTTTGATCAGCGCGGCGAGCACCGCCGCCTGTGCCGGGGTGAGCTTCTCGGTGGTGGTCTTGAAGTACGTCTGTGCCGCCGCCTCGATGCCGTACGCACCTCGACCAAAGTAGATCACGTTGAGGTAGTTCTCCATGATCTGCTCTTTGCCGAAGTTGTCGTTCAGCTTGGAGGCGAGGATCGCCTCCTTCACCTTCCGGCCGTAGCTGTCGTCCTGAAGGTTCTCGTAGGCGTTACGGGCGTACTGCTGGGTGATGGTCGAGGCGCCCTGTCGGTCACCGCCGGAGAGGTTGTTCCAGGCGGCCCGGGCGATGCCCTTGTAGTCGACGCCGGAGTGCCGGTAGAAGTTGCGGTCCTCGGCGGCGGCGACGGCGTGCTGTACATGTTCGGGGATCTTGTCGATGGTGACGAAGATCCGGTTCTCGTTGCCCAGCTTGGCCACGACGGTCTTGTTGTCCTTGGCGTAGACCGTGGTGGAGAGCGGCAGCGGGATCTCCTTGGGCAGCACCACGTTCGTCGAGTAGTAGGTGAACCCGACGACGCCGATGCCGGCCAGCATGATGAACACCGCGAAGCTGGCGATCAGCATGTTCATCCGCTTGCGCTTGCGGGCGCGGGACACCGCGTCCGGATCGCGGCCACCGCGACCGGGACCCGCCGGACCGCCCGGGCCGCCAGGCCCGCCGGGTCCACCGGGACCGCCGACACTGGCCCGGGCCACCGCGGCCCGGCCACCGGCACCGCCCACGGACGCCGCACCGACGCTCGCCCGGCCGGCCGACGCCGCGCCGACGGACGCGCGTCCTGCGGGCCCGCCCGGGGCCGGGCTCACCGGCACCGAAGCCCGCCCGGACCGACCGGGGGCGGGCGAGACGGGCACCGAGGCGCGACCGGGCCCGGCCGGCGAGACCGGCACGGAGGCCCGGCCGGGGCCGGCGCGACCGACGGAGGCGGAACCGACCGACGCCGAACCGGCGGCGGAACCGCCGCGCGGCGGTACGCTCGCCGATCCGCCGACCGAGGCGCGGCCACCGGCCGAGGCACGGGCCGACGGGCCGGACGACTCCGGACCGCTCGACCAGTTGCCTCCGCGAGGATCACCACCCGGATAGCGGTACGCGTCGTCCGCCTGCCCCGGGTCGTCCTGGCCCGGAATCCGGGCCCGTCCGCGCGAGGAGCTGGGATCGCCGTACGAATTCATTCCTCACACCCTGCCGTCGCGGTGGGGCGCACTCGCACCGCCACCGGTTTGCCGTGAGTTGGGACACCCCGAGCGCGGGGCACGGGGGTGCCGCCGCATCAGTGCCACATCCGAATCATTCGGACTATTCAGACCTACAAGCCGTCGGTCACCCCGGTCGCGTGCAGTACGGCCGGGGCCGGCCGATCGAGCTCGAATCACCGTTGCGCCTCTCGCCTTCGCCGGGCACCCGCTCCACTCGCGGCAGCCACTCCACCCGGCGTCTCCTGCTCCGACTCGCCACCGGTCAACCCGTCCCGCCCGAGCAGGTACTGCTCGACGAGATGGTTCCAGTCACAGCCGAGACACACCTCCACCACGAAGACCTGGAACTCACGCAGCGTCATTGCCAGCACGGACAGCTCCGCGACCGTGCGGGCCTGGCCGGCTGACTGCTTGAGCTCGTCGCCATAAATGTAATGGACGTGCGTGAGGTTCTCGCTCCGGCAAATCGGGCATCGCTGGTCCGTGGACTCGCCGTGGAACCGAGCCGCGTTCTTCAGGTAGGGAGACGCGTCGCACAGGTCATAGGTGCCGACGCGACCGGCGAGGAGTTCACGCAGCAGCGCTCGCTTCCGGAGCGAGTAGTCGACGACCTGGCGCTGCGTACGCATGCGGCAAAGGGTACGCGGTCTCGTCTGGCGGGGCGACCACCGTGACGATCCGTGATGAGGGGACCTCGGAGCGAGGAGTTTGCCCGCCGAGGTGTGAGACGCTACGGTTCGATGTATCGGCCCGATACATCGCGGCGGTTAGCGCTCCACGCACAGGGTAAAGGAAGGATGGCCGTGCTCGAACTCGCCATCCTCGGCCTGTTGCAGGAGGCCCCGATGCACGGCTACGAGCTCCGCAAGGAGCTCACCGCCAAGCTCGGGGCGATCCGTGCTGCGATCAGCTACGGCTCGCTCTACCCGACCCTGCGCCGGTTGCAGGCGGCGGGATGGATCACCGAGGCCGCCGAGACACCCGCCACCGCCGAGGAGGTTCCCGCGCTGACCAGCCGACGAGGTCGGGTGGTCTACACCATCACCGCGGAAGGAAAAGAACGCTTCGCTCAGCTCATCGCGCAGACCGGGCCGGAAACCTACGGCGACACCGGTTTCGGTGTGCACTTCGCGTTCTTCTCCCGAACCGACCGGGCGACCCGACTCCGCATTCTGGAAGGTCGGCGCCGCACGATCGAGGAACGTCGCGAGGGTCTTCGCGACATGCTGGGCCGCGC
Above is a window of Verrucosispora sp. NA02020 DNA encoding:
- a CDS encoding PadR family transcriptional regulator — encoded protein: MLELAILGLLQEAPMHGYELRKELTAKLGAIRAAISYGSLYPTLRRLQAAGWITEAAETPATAEEVPALTSRRGRVVYTITAEGKERFAQLIAQTGPETYGDTGFGVHFAFFSRTDRATRLRILEGRRRTIEERREGLRDMLGRAAERLDAYTLELQRHGLEACEREVRWLEELIANERSGRAPTVPHDGTAGGRRDDNSPPPPGETRTERP
- a CDS encoding DUF5318 domain-containing protein, which gives rise to MRTQRQVVDYSLRKRALLRELLAGRVGTYDLCDASPYLKNAARFHGESTDQRCPICRSENLTHVHYIYGDELKQSAGQARTVAELSVLAMTLREFQVFVVEVCLGCDWNHLVEQYLLGRDGLTGGESEQETPGGVAAASGAGARRRREAQR
- a CDS encoding transglycosylase domain-containing protein gives rise to the protein MNSYGDPSSSRGRARIPGQDDPGQADDAYRYPGGDPRGGNWSSGPESSGPSARASAGGRASVGGSASVPPRGGSAAGSASVGSASVGRAGPGRASVPVSPAGPGRASVPVSPAPGRSGRASVPVSPAPGGPAGRASVGAASAGRASVGAASVGGAGGRAAVARASVGGPGGPGGPGGPGGPAGPGRGGRDPDAVSRARKRKRMNMLIASFAVFIMLAGIGVVGFTYYSTNVVLPKEIPLPLSTTVYAKDNKTVVAKLGNENRIFVTIDKIPEHVQHAVAAAEDRNFYRHSGVDYKGIARAAWNNLSGGDRQGASTITQQYARNAYENLQDDSYGRKVKEAILASKLNDNFGKEQIMENYLNVIYFGRGAYGIEAAAQTYFKTTTEKLTPAQAAVLAALIKQPVASATHQGFDPEVNEVDAKSRWEYVINGMVEEGWLGVPGKLERPTEYPKVQKIKKDNGFGVATPVGNVINYVRKEMEEWGICSNSGATELPNCVTELREGGYRITTTIDPKMQKALEEAARPDRKGSVLYGQPKNLMAAAVSIDPKTGRVLAYYGGNSGADFDYAGMNTNSNGDIVGGHPPGSSFKVYTLAAAIDEGISVKSRWDATPFKPEGYANEIINAGRDVRENCNKSCTLQESTVLSYNVPFFHIAEQVGEDKVIDIARRAGIRTIWSVDPPKPYDLTKNKPEDLGKKTFDRVIGFGQYPITVFDHANGLATLANSGKYNKAHFVRVVEKQNKATGKWDKIAGEKLTKGGGTQVIRSEVADEVTAVLKEIPSRSNAGLSNGRQAAGKTGTWEHNNTDKNAHAWMVGYDKNVATAVWVGSKDPKKPAIVDKNGANVGGSGFPAAVWKRYMDDALKSSDPVDLPNVTGVGDDKLGNGEEPPPPPPPAPPAGQNNCDPTDLPCLLERGITGGPGNNGPGNGGPGGGNGGPGGGNNGPGGGDPNNGGQGPGGGGGGLLPPRSTRN